TTGCCTAATTAAGGACGCTAATAAGAGGTAGTAGTTATTGACGATAATAACTGAAACGTTGTCATATAAAGTAGCTTCTACTTTTTCATTTTGCCAAAAAAGtaagatgattttgatatcaataGTATTCTTGTCTTTCATTGCTCCGCTTGTTCTTGGAATATCAGGATGCTCACCTACGTCCACTGAAAGTGGACTTATGGTTGATTACTATGACCATGCTGCTGTGCTCAATGGTTCCTCAACTTATTTGAGCACATTAGATGCCATGACTCCTGACTATACAGGTTATGGAGTGTCAAATATTGTTTTTCTGATGAGCGGAATCCTGGTTGGGGATTACGGAAATGTTTATGGCCGAAGTACGCTGGTCGATTATTTTGGTTTGAGACTTACGGGGTATTTTCTTGCCCCGGAAACGGGAACTTACACCTTCGAATTTACCCTTGCTGACAATCAAGCATCGTTGGCCCTTGGTGGAGTTACAGATACCCTTGActgttgttcaagctccAGTAATCTCCCGGTAGACAGCTCCGTTTTTGCTAGTTTGCTAGATGCTACTGGAGCAGTTGATACCACTGCGGTAACGGTTAGTCTTGTTGCAGGTGAATACTACCCAGTGAAGATTATTTACTACCAAGCAGGACCTGGGGTAGCCAGCTTAGAGCTTTCAGTAGAGTATCCTGACGGTGTAACTCATACCACTGACTTACCTTGGTACTACACCAATGAGACAGAACTGGAGTTATGTACAACCACTACCACTACTAATATTTGGACTGGATCATATACTGAATATATTACAGTGACAGGTTCAGATGGTGATGTGACTGTTACTAAGGAGGTACCGGAAACAacaaccaccactactgagGTGTGGACAGGTTCAGGAACTACCACGATCACTCActacccatccaacccaagtgatcccgTGACTATTGACATCTTGACTCCCGAAACTacaaccaccactactgagGTGTGGACAGGTTCAGGAACTACCACGATCACTCActacccatccaacccaagtgatcccgTGACTATTGACATCTTGACTCCCGAAACTacaaccaccactactggGGTATGGACCGGTTCAGGAACCACTACCATCACTCACTAtccatccaacccaagtgatcccgTGACTATTGACATCTTGACTCCCGAAACTacaaccaccactactggGGTATGGACCGGTTCAGGAACCACTACCATCACTCACTAtccatccaacccaagtgatcccgTGACTATTGACATCTTGACTCCCGAAACTacaaccaccactactggGGTATGGACCGGTTCAGGAACCACTACCATCACTCACTAtccatccaacccaagtgatcctgtgACCATTACCGTTTTGACTCCTGAAACAACAACGACAACAACTATTCCTGGATCCGTCGACACGACCTTTACTTTAACTCCTTCCAACCCAAGCGACCCTGTAACTGTTATCGTTGAA
Above is a window of Yamadazyma tenuis chromosome 1, complete sequence DNA encoding:
- a CDS encoding uncharacterized protein (EggNog:ENOG502SQPX), whose product is MILISIVFLSFIAPLVLGISGCSPTSTESGLMVDYYDHAAVLNGSSTYLSTLDAMTPDYTGYGVSNIVFSMSGISVGDYGNVYGRSTSVDYFGLRLTGYFLAPETGTYTFEFTLADNQASLALGGVTDTLDCCSSSSNLPVDSSVFASLLDATGAVDTTAVTVSLVAGEYYPVKIIYYQAGPGVASLELSVEYPDGVTHTTDLPWYYTNETESELCTTTTTTNIWTGSYTEYITVTGSDGDVTVTKEVPETTTTTTEVWTGSGTTTITHYPSNPSDPVTIDILTPETTTTTTEVWTGSGTTTITHYPSNPSDPVTIDILTPETTTTTTGVWTGSGTTTITHYPSNPSDPVTIDILTPETTTTTTGVWTGSGTTTITHYPSNPSDPVTIDILTPETTTTTTGVWTGSGTTTITHYPSNPSDPVTITVLTPETTTTTTIPGSVDTTFTLTPSNPSDPVTVIVETSPTPSNGKTTVLVETPEPTTTIPWTGSFTSTYTTTGPDGQPTVVVETPASIFTITTPWTGSFTSTYTTTGPDGDKTIVIETPEPTTTIPWTGSFTSTYTTTGPDGQPTVVVETPEPTTTIPWTGSFTSTYTTTGPDGQPTVVVETPEPTTTIPWTGSFTSTYTTTGTDGKPTVVVETPEPTTTIPWTGSFTFTYTTTGPDGQPTVVVETPEPVVTEKDVTTIILPCTCKEPSTTTTTGDDGKKTVVCNIPHSLVSTVVVTEPCTNAAGDSTVTVYTTFTVAAAVTANPTETVASTGAEGSGSKAASAGNGSDTGAQDVSTFEAMGSKNSYTFLAVLSALLWISF